One Paenibacillus thermoaerophilus genomic window carries:
- a CDS encoding extracellular solute-binding protein, whose translation MPRSSQNEFTARIRRLVESVRGDIRSGALLPGDYLPSELELGRVYGLSKESVRKALDTLVKEGLIVKIRRVGTRVADPNEALRNSSREEADSPPEREVLASPGRRPERFLSPARGEPVVIRLAHQSTLLEEARLTEAVEAFERSHPNIKVALMPTPFPLAYAEHGLADVVTLSAWDAWKLRERQDARMPLAPAPDTDTAHPLLDRPFLARDGRRIAAPLVYSPVVLGYNKRHFAEAGLEEPNGGWTWYTLLKASRSLSRRGGIGFAAHIQSINRWTVFLLQSGFRFAAGKARNPSDDPALWESLRLARDLIYGQSAAVPVWTEHDGDVERWFREGRVSMMMTTYFAMNRLLGSDLDYGAAPLPSLRNADTLLLVTGLGIRAGVERLDAAEALVRHLCGVETQTMIRRQTLSLPAHPLALAEKRELAGNRPAEATPDLATDWQRFKLYADLEASLDTLEAVREELKAYWSRLEDEAEAGERLEALLAGR comes from the coding sequence GTGCCCCGTTCCAGCCAAAACGAATTCACCGCGCGGATTCGGCGGCTTGTCGAGTCCGTGCGCGGCGACATCCGCAGCGGCGCGCTGCTGCCCGGAGATTATCTGCCTTCCGAGCTGGAGCTCGGCCGAGTGTACGGGTTGAGCAAGGAATCCGTCCGCAAGGCGCTTGATACGCTGGTCAAGGAAGGACTGATCGTGAAAATTCGCCGGGTCGGAACCCGTGTGGCGGACCCGAACGAAGCTTTGCGAAATTCTTCGCGGGAGGAGGCCGATTCGCCCCCGGAGAGAGAGGTTCTAGCCTCCCCCGGCCGCAGGCCGGAACGATTCCTTTCGCCGGCGCGCGGTGAACCGGTTGTGATTCGGCTGGCCCACCAGTCGACCTTACTGGAAGAAGCGAGGTTGACGGAGGCGGTCGAAGCGTTTGAACGGTCTCATCCGAATATAAAGGTGGCGTTGATGCCGACGCCGTTCCCCCTTGCTTATGCCGAGCACGGCCTGGCGGACGTCGTCACGCTGTCGGCATGGGACGCATGGAAGCTGCGCGAGCGGCAGGACGCCAGGATGCCGCTGGCGCCTGCGCCGGATACGGATACGGCCCATCCGCTTCTGGACCGCCCGTTTCTCGCGCGGGACGGCAGGCGGATCGCCGCTCCGCTCGTGTACTCTCCCGTCGTCCTCGGGTATAACAAGCGCCATTTTGCGGAAGCCGGACTGGAGGAGCCGAACGGCGGGTGGACTTGGTACACGCTGCTGAAGGCTTCGCGATCTTTGTCCCGCCGCGGCGGCATCGGCTTTGCGGCGCATATCCAGTCCATCAACCGTTGGACGGTGTTTTTGCTGCAGAGCGGCTTTCGCTTCGCCGCGGGCAAGGCGCGGAACCCGTCCGACGATCCGGCCCTCTGGGAGAGCCTGCGCCTGGCCCGCGATCTGATCTACGGACAAAGCGCGGCGGTTCCGGTGTGGACGGAGCACGACGGCGACGTCGAGCGCTGGTTCCGCGAGGGACGCGTGTCGATGATGATGACGACATATTTTGCCATGAATCGGTTGCTCGGCTCGGATCTCGATTACGGGGCGGCCCCTCTGCCGTCCTTGCGGAATGCCGATACGCTGCTGCTCGTGACGGGACTCGGCATCCGCGCCGGCGTCGAACGCCTGGATGCGGCCGAAGCGCTCGTCCGGCATCTGTGCGGCGTCGAGACGCAGACGATGATTCGCAGACAGACGTTATCGCTGCCGGCGCATCCGCTGGCTCTGGCCGAGAAGCGGGAGTTGGCGGGAAACCGGCCCGCGGAGGCAACGCCCGATCTGGCGACGGACTGGCAGCGGTTCAAGCTGTACGCGGACTTGGAGGCGAGCCTCGATACGCTCGAAGCGGTTCGCGAGGAGCTGAAGGCGTATTGGTCGCGTCTGGAGGACGAAGCGGAGGCCGGCGAACGCCTGGAGGCGCTGCTGGCCGGGAGATGA
- a CDS encoding S-layer homology domain-containing protein, producing the protein MNWKKALTGVLAAVLAVPALTPAPAAHADDIVEYEPIAIPNAGFEESASQAVGWEVQVPIPPAGDDGWVTRAVVSQDRAFEGSNSLLMTDHSPKKGLYVYSAPIPVTGGETYRLTAQIYVTSKSVQNYIKFYDAAGKEVGTKNVLSNTLNTWNQLQFEHTAPSNAVTAKILFNMGPTTSGTVAYIDQVEFHHKKVTVIAPLELPYEAAPVVIGDAVRYVLSQSAAYGVGPDGRPEQYLTTSGTPAAFHAVDAVTGELLFTQNLPFGDTIWALTTAPDGNVYFATTTNGHLYKFDVLRRELKDLGANPSNVHVFDLKASADGKLYGSTYNNAGRFGRVFEYDIASGEFKDLGVWKDGEQYVRGLGVTDQYVYGGIGTKAHLMRYDRNTGEIVELNIPEVSGESGTLSEIVIAGGKLFVHAGTKVHVLNETTGEYIREFEFQSKLSPPSPHNPNLIYYKLKGELYTYDLQTDITAKVEGVPELPDDTAIKAHAWITPTSGPFAGRTVLAGMAAFGESFLYDPLTGEYEEHLADVPPAPTQVQSLEAKGNYLHIGGYQRGMSIYDVSKGEFIYSNHAFHQPEGIGFLNDIVYYGTYSGARMYRLDMSKPIDYKELEWSNLGLAADLEDDQDRPFAMTSGDGKLFIGTFPTYGKLGGALTVLEETRGPDGEVSGVTYEMYRNLVPNQSIMGLAYKDGVVYGGTSRVGGLGIDPTEPEAMMFAFDVATKQLKIQPFVPALPGAKGPVNMIGELSIGPDGLLWGIADTTIYKADGSGAIDKYDAILFAMNPADMSIVKSKVVTQSAFSTSKYRPYYIRWGADGLMYTTIGRQLYAVDPTDLRTKPIIPGTVNLMTLGPDGSIYYANGGKLLKLPVKIRSSQLRLETPSIPVGGTSLLLPEIELANGLKASLGGATIAYASSDESVAVVENGAVRGIAPGTASITATITLDGRTVTTPPVEVNVIGNWFAETKFAYDGTLSGIIQFPAEQTGHSVTLSVYGEASADPIAASAVSTVTYSTYADNLYGYAFSFKLDSPAERVRIVANVDGQPYSDSGWIEREPSAETPPVDPETPPVDPETPPVDPVTPPVTPPVTDAFEIDPSKPDAPVDAKLLLEALDKFQHVTVKTKSSARLPLSALEQAGDAAVLTVETDTGSYVLEPSRLPVTDWAAQLGVTAQSLNLRVTIDTASAEIPRGRIRELADEKGAGLLSEVHEFRLTVETGDGRTFEVKDFGGVYVERTIRLPDGFSAADGRIAIVATYDAESDSLRYVPGVVSGGTATFFRTGNSAYVVLSSKPGSFGDTASHWAEDAIARMSARLIVNGAAPGKFEPERGISRAELAALLNRSLGLSAGAASASFTDVRAGEWHAGEIASAAGAGLIDGYEDGSFQPDRQVTRAEAAAMSVRALRFAGVPLDAPAGADAAETLKPYRDANDVPWARDELAAAVRSGLLQGQSADTLAPNAPITRAEAAVLVERLLLTAGFGQ; encoded by the coding sequence ATGAATTGGAAGAAAGCGTTAACAGGGGTGCTGGCGGCTGTCTTGGCCGTCCCGGCTCTGACGCCCGCCCCCGCCGCTCATGCCGACGATATCGTCGAGTATGAGCCGATTGCAATCCCGAACGCGGGGTTTGAGGAGTCCGCAAGCCAAGCGGTCGGGTGGGAGGTACAAGTTCCGATTCCTCCAGCGGGAGACGACGGCTGGGTCACCCGGGCGGTTGTCTCGCAGGACCGGGCCTTCGAGGGTTCGAACAGCCTGCTGATGACCGACCATAGCCCGAAAAAGGGGCTTTATGTCTACTCCGCACCGATCCCGGTAACGGGAGGGGAAACCTATCGCCTCACCGCGCAAATCTACGTCACGTCGAAAAGCGTGCAAAACTACATCAAGTTTTACGACGCCGCCGGCAAAGAGGTGGGCACCAAGAACGTGCTTTCCAACACGCTGAATACATGGAACCAGCTCCAATTCGAGCATACCGCGCCGAGCAACGCGGTAACGGCCAAAATTTTGTTCAACATGGGACCGACGACATCCGGCACCGTCGCCTATATCGACCAAGTGGAGTTTCATCATAAAAAAGTAACGGTCATCGCTCCCCTTGAACTTCCTTACGAGGCGGCTCCCGTCGTCATCGGCGACGCGGTCCGGTATGTGCTGTCGCAATCGGCCGCCTACGGCGTCGGCCCGGACGGCCGCCCCGAACAGTATCTGACGACGTCCGGCACGCCCGCCGCGTTCCATGCGGTGGACGCCGTGACCGGCGAGCTGCTGTTCACGCAGAACTTGCCTTTCGGCGACACGATCTGGGCGCTGACGACCGCGCCGGACGGGAATGTGTATTTTGCGACGACGACGAACGGCCACCTGTATAAATTTGACGTGTTGCGGCGCGAGCTGAAGGATCTCGGCGCGAACCCCTCGAACGTTCACGTGTTCGATCTGAAGGCGAGCGCCGACGGCAAGCTGTACGGCTCGACCTACAATAATGCCGGCCGGTTCGGTCGCGTGTTCGAGTACGACATCGCATCCGGCGAATTCAAGGATCTCGGCGTCTGGAAGGATGGCGAGCAGTATGTGCGCGGCCTGGGCGTGACCGACCAATACGTCTATGGCGGGATCGGGACGAAAGCCCACCTGATGCGCTATGACCGCAATACGGGCGAAATCGTCGAGCTGAACATTCCGGAAGTGTCCGGCGAGAGCGGCACCTTGTCCGAGATTGTTATCGCGGGCGGCAAGCTGTTCGTGCACGCCGGGACGAAGGTTCACGTGCTGAACGAGACGACGGGCGAATACATCAGGGAATTCGAATTCCAATCGAAACTCTCGCCGCCCTCTCCCCATAACCCTAACCTGATCTACTATAAGCTGAAAGGCGAGCTTTACACTTACGATCTGCAAACGGATATCACCGCCAAGGTCGAAGGCGTTCCGGAGCTTCCGGACGATACCGCGATCAAGGCGCATGCCTGGATCACGCCGACATCAGGACCGTTCGCAGGCAGAACGGTGCTGGCCGGCATGGCTGCCTTCGGCGAATCGTTCCTGTACGATCCGCTGACGGGCGAATACGAGGAGCATCTGGCCGACGTGCCGCCCGCCCCTACGCAGGTTCAATCGCTCGAAGCGAAAGGCAACTACCTGCACATCGGCGGATATCAGCGGGGCATGAGCATTTACGATGTGTCGAAGGGCGAATTCATTTACAGCAATCATGCGTTTCATCAGCCGGAGGGCATCGGCTTTTTGAACGATATCGTCTATTACGGCACTTACAGCGGCGCGCGCATGTACCGTCTGGACATGTCCAAACCGATCGACTACAAGGAACTGGAGTGGTCCAATCTCGGCTTGGCCGCAGACCTGGAGGACGATCAGGACCGTCCGTTCGCCATGACAAGCGGTGACGGCAAGCTGTTTATCGGCACGTTCCCGACCTACGGCAAGCTTGGCGGCGCGCTGACCGTTCTGGAAGAGACGCGCGGCCCGGACGGCGAAGTCTCCGGCGTCACCTACGAGATGTACCGCAACCTCGTGCCGAACCAATCGATCATGGGGCTTGCCTACAAGGACGGCGTCGTCTACGGCGGCACCTCGCGCGTCGGCGGTCTCGGCATCGATCCGACCGAACCCGAAGCGATGATGTTCGCCTTCGACGTCGCAACCAAGCAGTTGAAGATTCAACCGTTCGTGCCAGCGCTTCCCGGCGCCAAAGGCCCCGTCAACATGATCGGCGAGCTGTCGATCGGTCCCGACGGCCTGCTGTGGGGCATCGCCGACACGACGATATACAAGGCGGACGGATCGGGCGCGATCGACAAATACGATGCGATCCTGTTCGCGATGAACCCGGCCGACATGTCGATCGTCAAAAGCAAGGTCGTCACGCAATCGGCGTTCAGCACCAGCAAATACCGCCCTTACTACATTCGTTGGGGCGCGGACGGATTGATGTATACGACCATCGGCCGTCAGTTGTACGCGGTCGATCCGACGGATTTGCGCACGAAACCAATCATTCCCGGTACGGTCAACCTGATGACGCTGGGACCCGACGGCAGCATTTATTACGCAAACGGCGGGAAGCTGCTGAAGCTGCCGGTCAAAATCCGTTCGTCCCAGCTCCGCTTGGAGACGCCTTCCATTCCGGTCGGCGGTACGTCCCTGCTGCTGCCGGAGATTGAGCTGGCGAACGGCCTGAAGGCTTCGCTGGGCGGCGCAACGATCGCCTACGCGTCCAGCGACGAATCCGTAGCCGTCGTCGAAAACGGCGCCGTTCGCGGGATCGCTCCGGGAACCGCCAGCATCACCGCGACGATTACGCTTGACGGGCGTACCGTCACGACGCCGCCGGTCGAGGTTAACGTCATCGGGAACTGGTTCGCGGAAACCAAGTTTGCGTACGACGGTACGCTCTCCGGCATCATTCAGTTTCCGGCGGAGCAAACCGGCCATTCCGTGACGCTGTCCGTCTACGGTGAAGCGAGTGCCGATCCGATCGCGGCGTCCGCCGTATCGACCGTCACCTATAGCACGTACGCCGACAATCTGTACGGGTATGCGTTCAGCTTCAAGCTCGATTCGCCGGCCGAGCGCGTGCGCATCGTTGCGAATGTCGACGGTCAGCCTTACAGCGATTCCGGTTGGATCGAGCGCGAGCCTTCCGCCGAGACGCCTCCGGTCGATCCGGAGACGCCGCCCGTGGACCCGGAGACACCGCCGGTCGACCCGGTGACGCCACCGGTAACGCCTCCGGTGACGGATGCGTTCGAAATCGACCCGTCGAAGCCGGACGCGCCGGTTGACGCGAAGCTTCTGCTCGAAGCGCTGGATAAGTTTCAACATGTCACGGTCAAAACGAAGTCGTCCGCAAGGCTGCCGCTATCCGCTCTCGAGCAGGCCGGGGACGCCGCCGTCCTGACGGTCGAGACGGATACGGGCTCCTATGTGCTTGAACCGTCGCGGCTGCCGGTCACCGACTGGGCGGCGCAGCTCGGCGTCACGGCCCAATCGCTGAACTTGCGCGTTACCATCGACACGGCTTCCGCGGAAATCCCGCGCGGCCGCATCCGCGAGCTCGCCGACGAGAAGGGAGCCGGGCTGCTCTCCGAAGTGCACGAGTTCCGTCTGACCGTCGAGACCGGCGATGGGCGCACGTTCGAGGTGAAAGATTTCGGCGGCGTTTATGTCGAACGCACGATAAGATTGCCCGATGGCTTCAGCGCCGCAGACGGCCGTATCGCCATCGTTGCCACGTACGACGCGGAGAGCGACAGCCTGCGTTACGTTCCCGGCGTCGTCTCGGGCGGAACGGCGACGTTCTTCCGTACGGGCAACAGCGCCTATGTCGTCCTGAGCTCGAAGCCCGGCTCGTTCGGGGATACCGCCTCGCATTGGGCGGAAGACGCCATCGCCCGCATGTCCGCGCGTCTGATCGTAAACGGCGCCGCTCCCGGCAAGTTCGAGCCGGAGCGCGGCATCAGCCGTGCCGAATTGGCCGCCCTGCTGAACCGCTCCCTCGGCCTCTCGGCGGGCGCAGCATCCGCAAGCTTCACGGATGTGCGTGCCGGCGAGTGGCATGCCGGGGAGATCGCTTCCGCCGCCGGAGCGGGCCTCATTGACGGCTACGAGGACGGATCGTTCCAGCCCGACCGTCAGGTCACCCGCGCGGAAGCGGCGGCCATGAGCGTACGTGCGCTGCGCTTCGCAGGCGTTCCGCTTGACGCGCCGGCCGGAGCGGATGCCGCCGAGACGCTGAAGCCTTACCGGGACGCAAACGATGTCCCGTGGGCGCGCGACGAGCTGGCGGCCGCAGTGCGCTCCGGCTTGCTCCAAGGCCAGTCGGCCGACACCTTGGCTCCGAACGCGCCGATCACCCGCGCGGAAGCCGCCGTGCTGGTCGAGCGGCTGCTGCTGACCGCCGGATTCGGCCAATAA
- the nrdI gene encoding class Ib ribonucleoside-diphosphate reductase assembly flavoprotein NrdI: MLIAYASRTGNVRRFIEKLGMRSLQVDENTTVQEPFVLVTYTTGFGQVPEQVKSFLDRNSKYLKAVSASGNRNWGQVFAASADSISRAYGVPVLHKFELSGTQRDVAKFVEGVNLLASH, encoded by the coding sequence ATGCTGATCGCTTATGCTTCGCGAACGGGCAATGTGCGCCGGTTCATCGAAAAGTTGGGAATGCGGAGTCTGCAGGTGGACGAGAATACGACGGTTCAGGAGCCGTTCGTGCTGGTTACATATACAACGGGCTTCGGTCAAGTGCCGGAACAGGTGAAGTCGTTCCTGGATCGCAACTCCAAGTATCTCAAGGCCGTCTCGGCCAGCGGCAACCGCAACTGGGGACAAGTGTTCGCGGCAAGCGCCGACTCGATCTCCAGGGCGTATGGGGTTCCGGTTCTGCATAAATTCGAATTGTCCGGCACGCAGCGCGACGTGGCCAAGTTTGTCGAAGGGGTGAATTTGCTTGCGTCACATTGA
- the purU gene encoding formyltetrahydrofolate deformylase, producing the protein MLHYRSSGKSNDQENRARMLISCPDRPGIVASVSRFLAEHGANIVHSDQYTLSPKGGMFFIRIEFDLEHMEERLVWLERDFEPVAKQFEMDWRIHLASKRKRLAIFVSKEDHCLVELLWQWRAGDLDADIVMVISNHPDMKTFVESFGIPYHHIPVTADSKSEAEARQIELIEEAGVDTIVLARYMQIVSPTFVQRYPNRIINIHHSFLPAFVGGNPYRQAHERGVKLIGATAHYVTEELDAGPIIEQDVERVSHRDSVDNLKRIGRNIERVVLARAVSWHIEDRILVYDNKTVVFN; encoded by the coding sequence ATGCTGCACTACCGAAGCAGCGGGAAGTCCAACGATCAGGAAAACCGTGCCCGCATGCTGATCTCATGCCCGGACCGTCCGGGAATCGTCGCTTCGGTCTCGCGTTTTCTGGCGGAGCACGGAGCGAACATCGTGCACTCCGACCAGTACACGCTCAGCCCGAAGGGCGGCATGTTTTTTATCCGGATCGAATTCGATCTGGAGCATATGGAAGAACGTCTCGTCTGGCTCGAGCGGGACTTCGAGCCCGTCGCCAAGCAGTTCGAGATGGATTGGCGCATTCATCTGGCCAGCAAGCGCAAGCGTCTGGCGATCTTCGTATCCAAAGAAGACCATTGCCTCGTCGAATTGCTGTGGCAATGGCGCGCGGGCGATCTGGACGCCGATATCGTGATGGTCATCAGCAATCATCCGGATATGAAAACGTTCGTCGAGTCGTTCGGCATCCCGTATCACCATATTCCGGTGACGGCGGATTCGAAGAGCGAAGCCGAAGCTCGCCAAATCGAACTGATCGAAGAGGCGGGGGTGGATACGATCGTCCTGGCCCGCTACATGCAGATCGTCTCGCCGACGTTCGTTCAGCGGTATCCGAATCGCATCATCAACATTCACCATTCGTTTCTGCCGGCGTTTGTCGGCGGCAATCCGTACCGGCAGGCGCACGAGCGCGGCGTGAAGCTGATCGGGGCAACCGCCCACTACGTCACCGAAGAGCTGGACGCGGGACCGATCATCGAACAGGACGTCGAACGGGTCAGCCACCGGGACAGCGTCGACAACCTGAAGCGCATCGGCCGCAATATCGAACGCGTCGTTCTGGCACGCGCGGTATCGTGGCATATCGAAGACCGCATTCTCGTCTACGACAACAAAACGGTTGTGTTCAACTGA
- a CDS encoding pyrimidine/purine nucleoside phosphorylase yields MSKQFDNVSVVAKANVYFDGAVTSRTVLFADGSKKTLGIMMPGEYEFGTDSKEIMEIQSGELRVLLPGETEWKEIVGEGEFTVPANSKFKLEVRKVTDYICSYLP; encoded by the coding sequence ATGTCCAAGCAATTCGATAACGTATCGGTTGTGGCCAAGGCGAACGTCTACTTTGACGGGGCCGTGACCAGCCGCACGGTTCTGTTTGCCGACGGCAGCAAAAAAACGCTCGGCATCATGATGCCCGGCGAATATGAATTCGGCACCGATTCCAAAGAAATCATGGAGATTCAATCCGGCGAGCTGCGCGTGCTGCTGCCGGGCGAGACGGAGTGGAAGGAAATCGTCGGCGAAGGCGAATTCACCGTGCCGGCCAATTCCAAGTTCAAGCTCGAAGTGCGCAAGGTTACGGACTACATCTGCTCTTATCTGCCGTAA
- the tkt gene encoding transketolase, which produces MTLTSQSIDQLAVATVRTLSIDAVQKANSGHPGMPMGAAPMGYTLYAKVMKHNPANPEWIDRDRFVLSAGHGSMLLYSLLHLSGYDLSLDELKNFRQWGSLTPGHPEYGHTPGVDATTGPLGQGFAMAVGMAMAEAHMAATYNRDGFKLIDHHTFVICGDGDLMEGISSEAASLAGHLKLGKLIVLYDSNDISLDGELSLSFSEKVKSRFEGYGWQYLRVDDGNDIPAIEAAIAEAKKDGQRPTLIEVKTIIGYGSPNKAGKGGHAGPHGSPLGVEEVALTKRAYSWAEDLHFHVPEEVKAHFAKVKAAGEKANAEWNELFAKYEQAYPELAKQFKQAVAGELPEGWDADLPVYSPADKGIGTRNASGNAINAFASKIPFFIGGSADLESSTMTHMKGIARFSPEDYSGRNVYFGVREFAMAAALNGMALHKGVKVYGGTFFVFSDYLRPAVRLSALQNLPVTYVLTHDSIGVGEDGPTHEPIEQLAALRVIPNVTVIRPADANETTQAWRYALENKEGPVALVLTRQAVPNLESTAELAREGVARGAYVVSDAPNPQVQLLATGSEVSLAIEAQKKLAEEGIAARVISMPSWELFEKQDKAYRDSVILPHVKARLAIEMAHPMGWHKYVGDHGDVLAIDKFGASAPASVIIKEYGFTVENVVAKAKALL; this is translated from the coding sequence ATGACGTTGACCAGTCAATCGATCGATCAACTGGCGGTCGCGACAGTTCGCACGCTGTCTATCGACGCCGTGCAAAAAGCGAATTCCGGCCATCCCGGCATGCCGATGGGCGCCGCTCCGATGGGATATACGCTCTACGCCAAAGTAATGAAGCATAATCCGGCGAATCCGGAGTGGATCGACCGCGACCGCTTCGTATTGTCCGCCGGTCACGGCTCGATGCTGCTGTACAGCCTGCTGCATCTGAGCGGGTACGATCTGTCGCTGGACGAGCTGAAAAACTTCCGCCAATGGGGCAGCTTGACCCCGGGGCATCCCGAATACGGACATACGCCGGGCGTCGACGCGACGACCGGGCCGCTCGGCCAAGGGTTCGCGATGGCTGTCGGCATGGCGATGGCCGAAGCCCACATGGCGGCCACCTACAACCGCGACGGCTTCAAGCTGATCGACCACCACACCTTCGTCATCTGCGGCGACGGCGACCTCATGGAGGGCATCTCCTCCGAAGCCGCTTCGCTGGCGGGCCACTTGAAGCTGGGCAAGCTGATCGTGCTGTACGATTCCAACGACATCTCGCTCGACGGCGAATTGAGCCTGTCGTTCTCCGAGAAAGTGAAATCGCGTTTTGAAGGCTACGGCTGGCAATATCTGCGCGTCGACGACGGCAACGATATTCCGGCGATCGAAGCCGCCATCGCCGAGGCGAAGAAGGACGGGCAGCGTCCGACTCTGATCGAAGTGAAGACGATCATCGGCTACGGCAGTCCGAACAAAGCGGGCAAAGGCGGCCATGCGGGTCCGCACGGCTCTCCGCTGGGCGTCGAAGAAGTCGCGCTGACGAAACGGGCTTATTCGTGGGCGGAGGATCTCCATTTCCACGTGCCGGAAGAAGTGAAGGCGCATTTCGCAAAAGTCAAAGCCGCCGGCGAGAAGGCGAACGCCGAGTGGAACGAGCTGTTCGCGAAGTACGAGCAGGCATATCCGGAGCTGGCGAAGCAGTTCAAGCAAGCGGTCGCCGGAGAGCTGCCCGAAGGCTGGGATGCCGATCTGCCGGTATACTCGCCTGCGGACAAAGGCATCGGCACGCGCAACGCGTCCGGCAACGCGATCAACGCGTTCGCTTCCAAGATTCCGTTCTTCATCGGCGGCTCCGCGGACCTCGAGTCGTCGACGATGACGCATATGAAGGGCATCGCCCGCTTCAGCCCGGAAGATTACAGCGGCCGCAACGTATACTTCGGCGTCCGCGAATTCGCGATGGCCGCGGCGCTGAACGGCATGGCTCTGCATAAGGGCGTGAAAGTGTACGGCGGTACATTCTTCGTCTTCTCCGATTACCTGCGTCCGGCTGTCCGCCTGTCGGCGCTTCAGAACCTGCCGGTCACGTACGTGCTGACGCACGACAGCATCGGCGTCGGCGAGGACGGTCCGACCCACGAGCCGATCGAGCAACTGGCGGCGCTCCGCGTCATTCCGAATGTGACGGTCATTCGTCCGGCCGACGCGAACGAGACGACGCAAGCTTGGCGTTATGCGCTGGAGAATAAGGAAGGACCGGTCGCGCTCGTTCTGACGCGCCAAGCGGTTCCGAATCTGGAATCCACGGCGGAGCTGGCCCGCGAGGGCGTCGCGCGCGGCGCTTACGTCGTGTCCGACGCGCCTAACCCGCAAGTGCAACTGCTGGCGACGGGCTCCGAGGTTTCGCTGGCGATCGAAGCCCAGAAGAAGCTGGCCGAGGAAGGCATCGCGGCCCGCGTTATCAGCATGCCGAGCTGGGAGCTGTTCGAGAAGCAGGACAAAGCCTACCGCGACAGCGTCATTCTGCCTCACGTCAAAGCGCGTCTCGCCATCGAGATGGCGCATCCGATGGGCTGGCACAAATATGTCGGCGACCACGGCGACGTGCTGGCGATCGACAAATTCGGCGCCTCCGCTCCGGCGTCCGTCATTATCAAAGAATACGGATTTACGGTCGAAAACGTGGTGGCGAAAGCCAAAGCGCTGCTGTGA